One region of Pseudomonas alvandae genomic DNA includes:
- the dgcA gene encoding dimethylglycine demethylation protein DgcA — protein MAFEAMFQPIQIGKLTIRNRVLSTAHAEVYATDGGMTTDRYVKYYEEKAKGGIGLAICGGSSVVAIDSPQEWWSSVNLSTDRIIPHFQNLADAMHKHGAKIMIQITHMGRRSRWDGFNWPTLMSPSGVREPVHRATCKTIEPEEIWRVIGNYAQAARRAKAGGLDGVELSAVHQHMIDQFWSPRVNKRTDEWGGSFEGRMKFGLEVLKAVRAEVGDDFCVGMRLCGDEFHPDGLSHEDMKQIAKYYDDTGMLDFIGVVGSGCDTHNTLANVIPNMSYPPEPFLHLAAGIKEVVKVPVLHAQNIKDPNQATRILEGGYVDMVGMTRAHIADPHLIAKIKMGQIDQIKQCVGANYCIDRQYQGLDVLCIQNAATSREYMGVPHIIEKSTGPKRKVVVVGAGPAGMEAARVAAERGHDVTLFEKKEFIGGQITTASKAPQRDQIAGITRWFQLELARLKVDLRLGVAADAPTIMDLRPDVVVLAVGGHPNLEQNEHWGAAEGLVVSSWDVLDGKVAPGKNVLVYDTICEFTGMSVADFLADKGSQVEIVTDDIKPGVAIGGTSFPTYYRSMYPKEVIMTGDMMLEKVYREGDKLVAVLENEYTGAKEERVVDQVVVENGVRPDEEIYYALKEGSRNKGQIDVEALFAIKPQPCLEQSGDGYLLFRIGDCVAQRNTHAAIYDALRLCKDF, from the coding sequence ATGGCTTTTGAAGCAATGTTCCAGCCGATCCAGATCGGCAAGCTGACCATCCGCAACCGCGTGCTCAGCACCGCGCACGCCGAGGTCTACGCCACCGACGGCGGGATGACCACCGACCGGTACGTGAAGTATTACGAAGAGAAGGCCAAGGGCGGCATCGGCCTGGCGATCTGCGGCGGCTCGTCGGTGGTCGCCATCGACAGCCCGCAGGAATGGTGGAGCTCGGTGAACCTGTCCACCGACCGCATCATCCCGCACTTCCAGAACCTGGCCGACGCCATGCACAAGCATGGCGCCAAGATCATGATCCAGATTACCCACATGGGTCGTCGCTCGCGCTGGGACGGCTTCAACTGGCCGACCCTGATGTCGCCGTCCGGCGTGCGTGAGCCGGTGCACCGTGCGACTTGCAAGACCATCGAGCCGGAAGAAATCTGGCGGGTGATCGGCAACTACGCCCAGGCGGCGCGACGCGCGAAGGCCGGCGGCCTGGACGGCGTCGAGCTGTCGGCCGTGCACCAGCACATGATCGACCAGTTCTGGAGCCCGCGGGTCAACAAGCGGACCGACGAATGGGGCGGCAGCTTCGAAGGCCGCATGAAGTTCGGCCTGGAAGTGTTGAAGGCCGTGCGCGCCGAAGTGGGCGACGATTTCTGCGTGGGCATGCGCCTGTGCGGTGACGAGTTCCACCCGGATGGCTTGTCCCACGAGGACATGAAGCAGATCGCCAAGTATTACGATGACACCGGCATGCTCGATTTCATCGGCGTCGTGGGTTCGGGTTGCGACACCCACAACACCCTGGCCAACGTCATCCCGAACATGAGTTATCCACCGGAGCCGTTCCTGCACCTGGCCGCCGGTATCAAGGAAGTGGTCAAGGTCCCGGTGCTGCACGCGCAGAACATCAAGGACCCGAACCAGGCCACGCGGATCCTGGAGGGCGGTTACGTCGACATGGTCGGCATGACCCGCGCCCACATCGCCGACCCGCACCTGATCGCCAAGATCAAGATGGGCCAGATCGACCAGATCAAGCAGTGCGTCGGCGCCAACTACTGCATCGACCGCCAGTACCAAGGGCTGGACGTGCTGTGCATCCAGAACGCCGCGACATCCCGTGAATACATGGGCGTGCCGCACATCATCGAGAAATCCACCGGGCCCAAGCGCAAAGTCGTGGTGGTCGGTGCCGGCCCGGCCGGGATGGAAGCGGCGCGGGTGGCCGCCGAACGTGGCCACGACGTGACCCTGTTCGAGAAGAAGGAATTCATCGGCGGGCAGATCACCACCGCCTCGAAAGCCCCGCAACGGGACCAGATCGCCGGTATCACCCGCTGGTTCCAGCTGGAACTGGCGCGGCTGAAAGTCGACCTGCGCCTGGGCGTGGCGGCTGACGCGCCGACCATCATGGACCTGCGTCCGGACGTGGTGGTGCTGGCCGTCGGCGGGCATCCGAACCTGGAGCAGAACGAACACTGGGGCGCCGCCGAAGGGCTGGTGGTCAGCAGTTGGGACGTGCTCGACGGCAAGGTCGCGCCAGGCAAGAACGTGCTGGTCTACGACACCATTTGCGAGTTCACCGGCATGTCGGTGGCCGACTTCCTCGCCGACAAGGGCAGCCAGGTCGAGATCGTCACCGACGACATCAAGCCGGGCGTGGCCATTGGCGGGACGTCGTTCCCGACCTACTACCGCAGCATGTACCCCAAGGAAGTGATCATGACCGGGGACATGATGCTGGAGAAGGTCTACCGCGAAGGCGACAAGCTGGTGGCGGTGCTGGAGAACGAATACACCGGCGCCAAGGAAGAGCGCGTGGTTGACCAGGTGGTGGTGGAAAACGGCGTGCGGCCGGACGAAGAAATCTACTACGCGCTCAAGGAAGGTTCGCGCAACAAGGGCCAGATCGACGTCGAAGCCCTGTTCGCGATCAAGCCCCAGCCGTGCCTGGAGCAGAGCGGCGATGGCTACCTGCTGTTCCGCATCGGCGACTGCGTGGCCCAGCGTAATACCCACGCCGCCATCTACGACGCCCTGCGGTTGTGCAAGGATTTCTAA
- the dgcB gene encoding dimethylglycine demethylation protein DgcB, protein MLNTLLPILLFAALGLAVLGALRRMNMWRRGRPAKVDLIGGLFAMPKRYMVDLHHVVARDKYIANTHVATAGGAVASIVLAILVHGFGLHNRILGYALLLMSAVMFVGAIFMYLRRRNPPARLSKGPWMRLPKSLLAFSASFFLVTLPVAGILPENFGGWLVAAILGVGVLWGVSELFFGMTWGGPMKHAFAGALHLAWHRRAERFGGGRSTGLKPLDLNDPAAPLGVEKPKDFTWNQLLGFDACVQCGKCEAACPAFAAGQPLNPKKLIQDMVVGLAGGTDAKFAGSPYPGKPVGEHSGNPHQPIVNGLVDAETLWSCTTCRACVEECPMMIEHVDAIVDMRRHLTLEKGATPNKGAEVLENLIATDNPGGFAPGGRMNWAADLNLNLLSEKKSTDVLFWVGDGAFDMRNQRTLRAFVKVLKAAKVDFAVLGLEERDSGDVARRLGDEATFQLLAKRNIQTLAKYSFNRIVTCDPHSFHVLKNEYGAFDGNYLVQHHSTYLAEIIDAGALNLGQHKGDSVTYHDPCYLGRYNGEYEAPRQVLRALGIEVKEMQRSGFRSRCCGGGGGAPITDIPGKQRIPDMRMDDIRETGAELVAVGCPQCTAMLEGVVEPRPMIKDIAELVADALLEDAAPSKPAAPAKREPAEVH, encoded by the coding sequence ATGTTGAACACCCTTCTTCCAATCCTGCTGTTCGCCGCCCTGGGCCTCGCGGTCCTTGGCGCCTTGCGGCGGATGAACATGTGGCGCCGGGGACGACCGGCCAAGGTCGATCTGATCGGCGGTCTCTTTGCCATGCCCAAGCGCTACATGGTGGATTTGCACCATGTGGTGGCACGGGACAAGTACATTGCCAACACCCACGTCGCCACGGCGGGTGGTGCGGTGGCATCGATTGTGTTGGCGATCCTCGTCCACGGTTTTGGCCTGCACAACCGTATCCTCGGCTATGCGTTGCTGCTGATGTCGGCGGTGATGTTCGTGGGTGCGATCTTCATGTACCTGCGGCGGCGCAACCCGCCAGCGCGTTTGTCGAAAGGCCCGTGGATGCGCCTGCCGAAAAGCCTGCTGGCCTTCTCGGCGTCGTTCTTCCTGGTGACCCTGCCGGTGGCGGGCATCCTCCCGGAAAACTTCGGCGGTTGGCTGGTGGCGGCGATCCTGGGTGTCGGCGTGTTGTGGGGCGTGTCGGAGCTGTTCTTCGGCATGACCTGGGGCGGGCCGATGAAACATGCTTTCGCTGGTGCGCTGCACCTGGCCTGGCACCGCCGCGCCGAACGCTTTGGTGGTGGCCGCTCCACGGGCTTGAAGCCGCTGGACCTGAACGACCCCGCCGCACCGCTGGGTGTGGAAAAACCCAAGGATTTCACCTGGAACCAATTGCTCGGTTTCGACGCTTGCGTGCAGTGCGGCAAGTGCGAAGCAGCCTGCCCGGCGTTCGCCGCCGGCCAGCCGCTGAACCCGAAAAAACTCATCCAGGACATGGTCGTCGGCCTGGCCGGCGGCACCGATGCGAAATTCGCCGGCAGTCCGTATCCGGGTAAACCGGTGGGCGAGCACAGCGGTAATCCGCACCAGCCGATCGTCAACGGCCTGGTGGACGCCGAGACCCTGTGGTCCTGCACCACCTGCCGAGCGTGCGTCGAGGAATGCCCGATGATGATCGAGCACGTCGATGCCATCGTCGACATGCGCCGCCACCTGACCCTGGAAAAAGGCGCGACGCCGAACAAGGGCGCCGAGGTGCTGGAAAACCTCATCGCCACCGACAACCCGGGCGGCTTCGCCCCGGGCGGGCGGATGAACTGGGCGGCGGACTTGAACCTGAACCTGCTCAGCGAGAAAAAATCCACCGACGTGCTGTTCTGGGTCGGCGACGGCGCTTTCGACATGCGCAACCAGCGCACCCTGCGGGCGTTCGTCAAAGTCCTGAAGGCGGCGAAAGTCGACTTCGCCGTGCTCGGCCTCGAAGAACGCGACAGTGGCGACGTGGCCCGGCGCCTGGGCGATGAAGCGACGTTCCAGCTGTTGGCCAAGCGCAACATCCAGACCCTGGCCAAATACAGCTTCAACCGCATCGTCACTTGCGACCCCCACAGCTTCCATGTGCTGAAAAACGAATACGGCGCCTTCGATGGCAACTACCTGGTGCAGCACCACAGCACCTACCTGGCGGAAATCATCGACGCCGGGGCGCTGAACCTCGGCCAGCACAAGGGCGACAGCGTGACCTATCACGACCCGTGCTACCTGGGCCGCTATAACGGTGAGTACGAGGCGCCGCGCCAAGTGCTGCGTGCGCTGGGCATCGAGGTCAAGGAAATGCAGCGTTCCGGTTTCCGTTCGCGTTGCTGCGGCGGTGGCGGCGGCGCGCCGATCACTGACATCCCGGGCAAGCAGCGCATCCCGGACATGCGCATGGACGACATCCGCGAAACCGGCGCTGAGCTGGTGGCCGTGGGTTGTCCACAGTGCACGGCGATGCTCGAAGGCGTGGTCGAACCACGGCCGATGATCAAGGACATTGCCGAACTGGTGGCCGACGCGCTGCTTGAAGACGCGGCGCCGAGCAAGCCCGCGGCCCCGGCCAAACGTGAACCTGCGGAGGTGCATTAA
- the etfB gene encoding electron transfer flavoprotein subunit beta — translation MSTQVISLVSIGAHPTSGRPRRAEQDARAVELGLQLAGNDLQVLHAGDVAEPALRAYLGMGLDELHVLENPNGADALPALTDYLRDAGAQVVLTGSQAETGEGSGMLPFLLAENLGWPLVVGLAQVESIENGAALVLQALPRGQRRRLKVRLPFLATVDNAAPKPRQSAYGPARRGALHAEEVKIIDDALLAVATLQPAKPRPKRLKVIKAKSGADRMKAATAKASGGGGQVLKGVSPEAGAEAILKLLVEEGVVR, via the coding sequence ATGAGTACCCAAGTGATCAGCCTCGTCTCCATCGGTGCCCACCCGACCTCTGGTCGACCCCGGCGCGCCGAGCAAGACGCCCGCGCCGTGGAGCTGGGCCTGCAATTGGCCGGCAATGACCTGCAAGTGCTGCACGCCGGCGATGTGGCCGAACCGGCCCTGCGCGCTTACCTGGGCATGGGGCTGGATGAACTGCACGTGTTGGAAAACCCGAACGGGGCCGATGCGTTGCCGGCTCTGACCGACTATCTGCGTGACGCTGGCGCCCAAGTGGTGCTGACAGGGAGCCAGGCGGAAACCGGCGAAGGCTCGGGCATGCTGCCGTTCCTGCTGGCCGAGAATCTGGGTTGGCCGCTGGTGGTGGGGTTGGCTCAGGTCGAATCCATCGAAAACGGCGCGGCCCTGGTGTTGCAAGCCTTACCCCGCGGCCAGCGGCGACGGCTTAAGGTGCGCCTGCCATTTCTCGCCACTGTGGATAACGCTGCGCCCAAACCTCGGCAAAGCGCCTACGGCCCGGCGCGGCGTGGGGCGTTGCACGCCGAGGAAGTCAAGATCATCGACGATGCCTTGCTGGCGGTGGCGACCCTGCAGCCGGCCAAGCCAAGGCCCAAACGCCTGAAAGTGATCAAGGCCAAGAGCGGCGCCGACCGCATGAAGGCCGCCACGGCCAAGGCCAGCGGCGGAGGCGGGCAGGTGCTCAAGGGTGTAAGTCCGGAGGCCGGGGCCGAGGCGATTCTCAAGCTGTTGGTGGAAGAAGGGGTGGTTCGCTGA
- a CDS encoding dipeptidase, with the protein MSPAELHADSIVIDGLIIAKWNRDLFEDMRKGGLTAANCTVSVWEGFQATINNIVASQKLIRENSDLVIPVKTTADIRRAKEQGKTGIIFGFQNAHAFEDQLGYVEIFKQLGVGVVQMCYNTQNLVGTGCYERDGGLSGFGREIVAEMNRVGIMCDLSHVGSKTSEEVILESKKPVCYSHCLPSGLKEHPRNKSDEELKFIADHGGFVGVTMFAPFLAKGIDSTIDDYAEAIEYTMNIVGEDAIGIGTDFTQGHGQDFFEMLTHDKGYARRLTSFGKIINPLGIRTVGEFPNLTETLLKRGHPERVVRKIMGENWVNVLKDVWGE; encoded by the coding sequence ATGAGCCCAGCCGAATTGCACGCCGACAGCATCGTTATCGACGGGCTGATCATTGCCAAGTGGAACCGCGACCTGTTCGAAGACATGCGCAAGGGCGGCCTGACCGCAGCCAACTGCACCGTGTCGGTGTGGGAAGGTTTCCAGGCCACCATCAACAACATCGTTGCCAGCCAGAAACTGATCCGCGAGAACAGCGACCTGGTGATCCCGGTGAAAACCACCGCTGATATCCGTCGTGCCAAGGAGCAGGGCAAGACCGGCATCATCTTCGGCTTCCAGAACGCCCACGCCTTCGAAGACCAGCTCGGCTATGTCGAGATCTTCAAGCAGCTCGGCGTGGGCGTGGTGCAGATGTGCTACAACACCCAGAACCTGGTAGGCACCGGTTGCTACGAGCGCGACGGCGGCCTGTCGGGCTTCGGCCGCGAAATCGTCGCCGAGATGAACCGCGTCGGCATCATGTGCGACCTGTCCCACGTCGGTTCCAAGACCTCCGAAGAAGTCATCCTCGAATCGAAGAAACCGGTCTGCTACTCCCACTGCCTGCCGTCCGGCCTGAAGGAGCACCCGCGCAACAAATCCGATGAAGAGCTGAAGTTCATTGCCGACCACGGCGGTTTCGTCGGCGTGACCATGTTCGCGCCGTTCCTGGCCAAGGGCATCGATTCGACCATCGACGACTACGCCGAAGCCATCGAATACACCATGAACATCGTCGGCGAGGACGCCATCGGCATCGGCACCGACTTCACCCAGGGCCACGGCCAGGACTTCTTCGAAATGCTGACCCACGACAAGGGCTACGCCCGTCGTCTGACCAGCTTCGGCAAGATCATCAACCCCCTGGGCATCCGCACCGTGGGCGAATTCCCGAACCTCACCGAGACGCTGCTCAAGCGCGGCCATCCTGAGCGGGTGGTGCGCAAGATCATGGGGGAAAACTGGGTCAACGTTCTCAAGGACGTCTGGGGCGAATAA
- the etfA gene encoding electron transfer flavoprotein subunit alpha, whose product MSDIIRRDPRAEWIARNRLHPLHAAMQPVQHSWMGPNGVIRKNVHGVGFIGPNGIKRIDRSGAQQGGATKRTAATEVQLPLHQVVQPAFYISVVPDMVGGRLSSHDRDLLGLAHQLAGTDGAVLAVVFGEHKESAFATAGVDRLLVLEGEEFSGYAPEQRVQGLRAVDNQFNPRHWLLPDSRSGGGELGRRFAAALGERPATRVWQVKGEACIGRAGAGLQDLARPLARLILAAAECAEPVSETRHEALPVELSTSVARSLSRIEDLGAVAVDPGAIPMAEAEFIFSGGNGVKDWALFHRTAAALGATEGASRVAVDDGFMARDRQVGASGTWVTARVYVAVGISGAIQHLQGIGACDKVVAINLDPGCDMIKRADLSVIGDSAAILQALIAAVEAYRNEARRDAA is encoded by the coding sequence ATGAGCGACATCATCCGCCGCGACCCTCGCGCCGAGTGGATCGCCCGCAACCGCCTGCACCCGCTGCACGCTGCCATGCAACCGGTGCAGCACAGCTGGATGGGGCCCAACGGCGTCATTCGCAAGAATGTCCATGGTGTCGGTTTCATCGGTCCCAACGGCATCAAGCGCATTGACCGCAGCGGCGCCCAGCAGGGCGGCGCAACCAAGCGTACCGCGGCGACGGAAGTGCAACTGCCGCTGCATCAAGTCGTGCAACCGGCGTTCTACATCAGCGTTGTGCCGGACATGGTCGGTGGCCGCCTCAGCAGTCACGACCGTGACCTGCTGGGCCTGGCCCATCAACTCGCGGGTACCGACGGTGCAGTGCTGGCCGTGGTCTTCGGCGAGCACAAGGAAAGCGCTTTCGCCACCGCAGGCGTTGACCGCCTGCTGGTGCTCGAGGGCGAAGAGTTCAGCGGTTATGCACCGGAGCAACGGGTACAAGGCCTGCGGGCTGTGGATAACCAGTTCAATCCGCGTCATTGGCTGCTGCCTGACAGTCGCAGCGGCGGCGGTGAACTGGGTCGCCGCTTCGCCGCGGCCTTGGGCGAACGCCCGGCCACACGGGTCTGGCAGGTCAAGGGCGAGGCGTGCATCGGCCGCGCCGGTGCGGGGCTGCAAGACCTCGCACGGCCGTTGGCGCGGTTGATCCTGGCCGCTGCCGAATGCGCCGAGCCGGTCAGCGAAACCCGTCACGAAGCCTTGCCGGTGGAGTTATCCACAAGCGTGGCCCGCAGCTTATCACGCATCGAAGACCTCGGCGCGGTGGCGGTGGACCCCGGCGCGATTCCGATGGCTGAGGCCGAATTCATTTTCTCCGGCGGCAACGGCGTCAAGGACTGGGCACTTTTCCACAGGACGGCGGCGGCCTTGGGCGCTACCGAAGGCGCTTCGCGGGTGGCGGTGGACGATGGCTTCATGGCTCGCGATCGCCAGGTCGGTGCGTCCGGCACCTGGGTCACGGCACGGGTTTATGTGGCCGTGGGGATTTCCGGGGCGATCCAGCACCTGCAAGGTATCGGCGCCTGCGACAAGGTGGTGGCGATCAACCTCGATCCGGGTTGCGACATGATCAAGCGTGCGGACCTGTCGGTGATCGGTGACAGCGCGGCGATTCTCCAGGCCCTGATCGCGGCGGTAGAGGCTTACCGCAACGAAGCCAGGCGCGATGCGGCTTAA
- a CDS encoding DUF5943 domain-containing protein produces the protein MAKIAPQLPIEVDSETGVWTSDALPMLYVPRHFFVNNHMGIEEVLGADAYAEILYKAGYKSAWHWCEKEAECHGLEGVAVFEHYMKRLSQRGWGLFKIQDIDLDKGTASVKLEHSAFVYVYGKVGRKVDYMFTGWFAGAMDQILAARGSSIRTVAEQVYGGSEEGHDDGLFIVKPL, from the coding sequence ATGGCCAAGATCGCCCCGCAACTGCCTATCGAAGTCGACAGCGAAACCGGTGTCTGGACCTCCGACGCCCTGCCGATGCTGTACGTACCGCGTCACTTCTTCGTCAACAACCACATGGGCATCGAGGAAGTGCTGGGCGCTGACGCCTACGCCGAGATTCTCTACAAGGCCGGCTACAAATCCGCCTGGCACTGGTGTGAAAAAGAAGCCGAATGCCACGGCCTGGAAGGCGTCGCGGTGTTCGAGCACTACATGAAGCGCCTGTCCCAGCGTGGCTGGGGCCTGTTCAAGATCCAGGACATCGACCTGGACAAAGGCACCGCCAGCGTCAAGCTCGAGCACTCGGCGTTCGTCTATGTGTACGGCAAGGTCGGGCGCAAGGTCGACTACATGTTCACCGGCTGGTTCGCCGGTGCCATGGACCAGATCCTGGCCGCGCGCGGCAGTTCGATCCGCACCGTGGCCGAGCAGGTCTACGGCGGTTCCGAAGAAGGCCACGACGACGGCCTGTTCATCGTCAAGCCGTTGTAA
- a CDS encoding alpha/beta fold hydrolase — MTRISTPISEIKEHYDVIVIGSGYGGGIAASRLSRAGRTVCLLERGREIQPGEYPNTLLAATEELQVHDPDGHIGSRTGLFDLHVNAQQNVVVGCGLGGTSLINANVALEAEPGVFEDPRWPLAMREHSDTLLKDGYARAREMLKPNPYPASSPNLPKLDAHKKSADYLKQGAHFYKPPINVTFDKLPNNLNHVGVEQLPCNGCGDCVSGCNNKAKNTTLMNYLPDAWNHGAEIFCQAEVRHLERDGDGWIVHFQYLDSGREMFSAPTLFVRADIVVVSAGTLGSTEIMLRSRDKGLSMSAQLGENMSGNGDILGFGHNCDQVINGIGFGAHSAKELEPVGPCITSVIDMRTEGDWRSRMVIEEGSIPGALGRAMVPSMATLAEMIGVPTDTGFGASLKYKGREAESFLRGPYYGALHNMQTYLIMSHDNGKGRMVLDNKDQLRIDWPGVGEQENVTLGNERLHQSTKALGGIWVENPIWTKLLKHSIVSVHPLGGCVMGEDAVQGVVNHKGQVFSGASGTDVYPGLYVTDGSVIPTSLAVNPLLTISAVSERNMGLLAADRGWLIDYTLPSAPRKPVAAPTLGVQFTETMKGYFSTAFTQPQGTDLNFYEAAAKRGKADNSPIEFTLTITAADLDRLIKEPEHAATLVGTLDAPLLSAKPLVASNGVFNLFEQYQEQVGVRHMNYDMKLTAEDGSDYFFSAFKTVPEDNGVLNIWHDTSTLYVTLYRGPDKTGAVVGSGVMHILPADFAKQMTTMKVLNARNERERVEALARFGKFFAGILWESYGGVFAGDVYFNPDAPPRLKRPLDAPAPVVHFFQTEDNVELRLTRYQAGSKGPVMLVHGLGVGSNIFSTDTIHTNLLEYLCKHEYDVWLLDLRVSILLPASKNEWNGDQVAQYDFKAAIEQIQQATQARDVQCVVHCYGATTFFMSMLAGLQGVRSVVCSQIAADTVVATATGLKAGLHLPGMLDAIGIKSMTAYADTKESWFNKLYDKALNGYARIEAQGYCTNPVCHRITFMYASLYRHDTLNETLHDNLHELFGESNIQTFEHLALIVRKGHLVDFKGNDVYMPHFDRLKLPICFISGADNQCYLPQSTLKTYERLCDMHGPQLFSRHEIPGYGHIDCMFGKDAVVDVYPIILEHLEKTALG; from the coding sequence ATGACACGGATCTCGACCCCCATCAGTGAAATCAAGGAACACTACGACGTTATCGTCATTGGTTCCGGCTACGGCGGCGGCATCGCCGCGTCGCGCTTGTCCCGGGCCGGGCGCACGGTCTGTCTACTGGAGCGGGGCCGGGAGATCCAGCCCGGTGAGTACCCCAACACGTTGCTCGCCGCCACCGAGGAGTTGCAGGTGCATGATCCGGACGGTCACATCGGTTCGCGCACCGGGTTGTTCGACCTGCACGTCAACGCCCAGCAGAACGTGGTGGTTGGTTGTGGCCTGGGCGGCACATCGCTGATCAATGCCAACGTCGCGTTGGAGGCCGAACCCGGGGTCTTCGAGGACCCGCGTTGGCCGCTGGCGATGCGCGAGCACAGCGACACGCTGCTCAAGGACGGCTATGCACGGGCCCGGGAGATGCTCAAGCCCAATCCCTATCCGGCGTCCTCGCCGAACCTGCCCAAGCTCGACGCCCACAAGAAGTCGGCGGATTACCTCAAGCAGGGCGCGCATTTCTACAAGCCGCCGATCAACGTGACCTTCGACAAGCTGCCCAACAACCTCAACCACGTCGGCGTCGAACAACTGCCGTGCAACGGCTGTGGCGACTGCGTCTCGGGCTGTAACAACAAGGCCAAGAACACCACGCTGATGAACTACCTGCCGGACGCCTGGAACCACGGCGCGGAGATTTTCTGCCAGGCCGAGGTGCGGCACCTGGAGCGCGACGGCGATGGTTGGATCGTGCATTTCCAGTACCTGGACAGCGGTCGCGAGATGTTTTCGGCGCCGACGCTTTTTGTCCGCGCAGACATCGTGGTGGTGTCCGCCGGCACCTTGGGCTCCACCGAAATCATGCTGCGCTCGAGGGACAAGGGCTTGTCGATGTCCGCCCAGTTGGGCGAGAACATGAGCGGCAACGGTGACATCCTCGGCTTCGGCCACAACTGCGACCAGGTCATCAACGGCATCGGCTTTGGCGCCCATTCGGCCAAGGAACTCGAGCCGGTGGGGCCGTGCATCACGTCGGTGATCGACATGCGCACCGAGGGTGACTGGCGCAGCCGGATGGTGATCGAGGAGGGCTCGATCCCCGGAGCCCTAGGCCGGGCCATGGTGCCGAGCATGGCGACGCTCGCTGAAATGATCGGCGTGCCGACCGACACTGGCTTCGGTGCCAGCCTCAAGTACAAGGGCCGCGAGGCCGAGAGCTTTCTGCGCGGGCCGTATTACGGCGCACTGCACAACATGCAGACCTACTTGATCATGAGCCATGACAACGGCAAGGGCCGCATGGTCCTCGACAACAAGGATCAGCTACGCATCGACTGGCCGGGTGTCGGCGAGCAGGAAAACGTCACCCTCGGCAACGAACGGCTGCACCAGAGCACCAAGGCCCTGGGCGGGATCTGGGTCGAGAACCCGATCTGGACCAAACTGCTCAAGCACAGCATTGTCTCGGTCCATCCGCTGGGCGGCTGTGTGATGGGCGAAGACGCGGTCCAAGGCGTGGTCAACCACAAGGGCCAGGTGTTCAGCGGTGCCAGCGGCACCGACGTCTACCCAGGCTTGTACGTGACGGACGGCTCGGTGATCCCGACGTCCCTGGCGGTCAACCCGTTGCTGACCATTTCGGCGGTCAGTGAGCGCAACATGGGGTTGCTGGCGGCGGATCGCGGCTGGCTGATCGACTACACGCTGCCGTCGGCCCCGCGCAAACCGGTGGCGGCGCCGACCCTCGGCGTGCAGTTCACCGAAACCATGAAGGGGTATTTCTCCACGGCGTTCACCCAGCCCCAAGGCACGGACCTCAATTTTTACGAAGCGGCGGCCAAGCGCGGCAAGGCCGATAATTCACCGATCGAATTCACCCTGACCATCACCGCCGCCGACCTAGATCGCCTGATCAAGGAACCGGAGCACGCTGCGACCCTGGTGGGCACCCTCGATGCGCCGCTGCTGTCGGCCAAGCCGCTGGTTGCCAGCAACGGCGTGTTCAACCTGTTCGAGCAGTATCAGGAACAGGTCGGCGTGCGCCATATGAACTACGACATGAAGCTGACCGCCGAAGACGGCAGCGACTACTTTTTCAGCGCCTTCAAGACCGTGCCCGAGGACAACGGCGTGCTGAACATCTGGCACGACACCAGCACGCTCTACGTCACGCTCTATCGCGGACCGGACAAGACCGGCGCAGTGGTCGGCTCCGGGGTGATGCATATCCTGCCGGCCGATTTTGCCAAGCAGATGACCACGATGAAGGTACTCAACGCCCGCAATGAGCGCGAGCGGGTGGAGGCGCTGGCGCGGTTCGGCAAGTTCTTCGCCGGGATCCTGTGGGAGAGCTACGGCGGTGTCTTCGCTGGCGACGTCTACTTCAACCCGGACGCACCACCCCGCTTGAAAAGGCCACTGGATGCGCCGGCCCCCGTGGTGCATTTCTTCCAGACCGAGGACAACGTCGAGTTGCGCCTGACCCGCTACCAGGCCGGCAGCAAAGGTCCGGTGATGCTGGTCCATGGCCTGGGCGTGGGTTCGAATATCTTCTCCACCGACACCATCCACACCAACCTGCTGGAGTACCTCTGCAAACACGAATACGACGTCTGGCTGTTGGATCTTCGGGTGAGCATCCTGCTGCCGGCCAGCAAAAATGAATGGAACGGCGATCAGGTCGCCCAGTACGATTTCAAGGCCGCCATCGAACAGATCCAGCAGGCGACCCAGGCCCGAGACGTGCAATGCGTGGTGCATTGCTACGGTGCGACGACCTTCTTCATGTCGATGCTCGCGGGATTGCAGGGCGTGCGCTCGGTGGTCTGCTCGCAGATCGCCGCCGACACGGTGGTCGCCACCGCCACCGGTCTGAAGGCCGGTTTGCATCTGCCGGGAATGCTCGATGCCATCGGCATCAAATCCATGACTGCCTACGCCGACACCAAGGAAAGCTGGTTCAACAAACTCTACGACAAGGCCCTCAACGGCTATGCCCGGATCGAGGCCCAGGGCTATTGCACCAACCCGGTCTGCCATCGCATCACGTTCATGTACGCCTCGCTGTACCGCCACGACACCCTCAATGAAACCCTGCACGACAACCTGCATGAATTGTTCGGCGAGTCGAACATCCAGACTTTCGAGCACCTGGCGCTGATCGTGCGCAAGGGGCACCTGGTGGACTTCAAGGGCAACGACGTCTACATGCCGCATTTCGACCGGTTGAAGTTACCGATCTGCTTCATCAGCGGCGCCGACAACCAGTGCTACCTGCCGCAAAGCACCCTCAAGACCTACGAACGGCTGTGCGACATGCATGGTCCGCAACTGTTCAGCCGCCACGAAATACCGGGGTACGGCCACATCGACTGCATGTTCGGCAAGGATGCGGTGGTGGATGTGTATCCGATCATTCTTGAGCACCTGGAGAAGACTGCGTTGGGCTAG